The nucleotide window CCCGTTCCTGGCCGACAGCCGCAGCTGACGGCGGGCACGCCGGGCCCCGCGGGGTCCGGCGTGCCCAGGGCGGCTGTGACGATGACCCGTGTGACCCGCCCGACCACCGCCGCGGCCGACGCCTACCTCGCCGGCTTCGCCGAGGACGAGGGCTACCTGGACTTCGCCCGGTTCGGCCCGCCGGCGCGGGCGGTGGTCGATGCCGGCGCTGCGGCGATGTCCGCGGTGCACACCGCCGGTCCGGGGACCGTCGACGGGCTGATGCTCGCCGAGGACCGGGCGCTGGCCGCGGCCGCCGCGCTGACCGGGTTCGCGCCGGGCAACGTGGCCTACACCCCCAGCACGTCGGCCGGGCTGTTCCAGGTGGCCTTCGCGCTGACCGGCACCGTGCTGGTCAGCCCCGCCGAGTTCCCGGCCAACCTCTACCCCTGGTGGCGGGCGGCATCGGCCGGCCGGCTGCAGGTGGCCGAGCTGCCGCCCGGAGCGGTCACCCCCGACGCCCTGCGGGCCGCGCTGGCCGGGACCGACGCGGGCGCGGTGGCCGTCAGCGCCGTCGACTTCGCCACCGGCGCCCGGGCCGACCTCGCCGGCCTGCGCGACGTCGCCGGCGACCGGCTGCTCGTCGTCGACGGCATCCAGGGCCTCGGCGCGGTGGAGGCGGACTGGACGGCGGCCGACGTCCTGGTCGCCGGCGGGCAGAAGTGGCTGCGCAGCGGCTGGGGCACCGGCCTGCTCGCCGTGTCCGACCGCGCGCTGGCCCGGCTGGACCCGCTGCTGGCCGGCTGGACCGCGGTCGAGGACCCGACCCGCTACGACGGCGTGCCGCACCCGCTCGCCCCCGGCGCCGACCGC belongs to Modestobacter sp. L9-4 and includes:
- a CDS encoding aminotransferase class V-fold PLP-dependent enzyme — translated: MTRPTTAAADAYLAGFAEDEGYLDFARFGPPARAVVDAGAAAMSAVHTAGPGTVDGLMLAEDRALAAAAALTGFAPGNVAYTPSTSAGLFQVAFALTGTVLVSPAEFPANLYPWWRAASAGRLQVAELPPGAVTPDALRAALAGTDAGAVAVSAVDFATGARADLAGLRDVAGDRLLVVDGIQGLGAVEADWTAADVLVAGGQKWLRSGWGTGLLAVSDRALARLDPLLAGWTAVEDPTRYDGVPHPLAPGADRLRTTNTSPVAQACLAAGLELLASVGVPWVAARIAGRVEELLAVLDRRGAVVTSSRAPRQRAGIVAFRVPGVPGEELHAVLARSGVTCTRHGDRARLGVHATTTPAALARLDEALTALH